The genomic region agaGAGATTCTATTTCATTAACCAATTTTTAtagctggggcagggaggggacacacaACACGACCATAAAAcaacaaagctgctttcaggCTTCTGCCTGTGTATTACTTACTTGGACATGGGTTTGTTGCCACTgtcctcttttgcttttcttccctcttccacAGGCTTGAGGTTGAACAGGGGTGTAACTTCAGCATTGCCATACCCAGCAAAGGTAACCGCAGCTGTTCCGTTCTCCTCATCTATTTCTTCAATCTCAGCTTCGTAACACCTGTAAAGATATCATGGCTGTAAGCATGTGAGTAAAGCTTTAATACTCAGCCCTTCAACACCTACACTGTCAGCCAGCTAATGGCATTAAGTAAAAAATTTGCAAATATCGGCCTTCATTTTCAGGGACAATACACAAATCAAACCACAGGATTGTTTTCTTAAGGTCAAAGGGACACAAGTACAAAGACTGGAATCTGCTGTATTTGACCTTTAGCATCAAGAAGCAATGGCCTTACAGTTATCAAAAACTAATGATTAATGCTAGGGCCAATCTAATCAGGTATCCTGATGTGGTTCTAGTTCTGGCAGGTCATGGgatcggaaaaaaaaaaaaaaagacccaacaAAATACTGCATTCACAGAACACAGCTTTCAGGGAATTCACTGATGAGTTTTGGAAAATGTCAGCTcataaaagcaaagctttggttccatttttctctgtatgaaaaagaattaagaaaaactgaagctttcaaaatattccCCGTTCAACACTTACAAAGTTCAAAGTTTTCTTATTGATTTAAAATAgccattttgaaatttcagcacaaatcaGTCCATTTCATATGTATGATACGTTTCGGTCAACCAAACTGACCTCAtaacaggaaagaggaaaaaaagacaagtgacatttcaaaagatatttaaaataattgagtCTAAATTCAGAGCAAAAGGATATATCTAAAgcaaatagagaaataaaatgagatgtTCCATAGACAACATTCCAGTTAACATtcactaaattaatttcttgtgtGATTTTAGTGGGCCAACAACTTCTTGAATTGAGCTAGATGAAAATACACGGAAACCCAAACTGCATGaggtaaaaaaatattaatctctgGCTAGCTCTTCGTGAAACGCTGGTCACTTAAGAAGTGTTGTAACAGAAGCAGGgggttaaaaaaacaaagcaatacaAGTCCAATAAGATCCACTTCAGTGGACACTCTGGCACATTCTTCCCCAAGCTCTGATCCTCAAACCCAGTGATCAGAGCAAGAAGAATGACCCAATGGTGACCTAAGACAGTAAGATTAAATTTTTAAGTTCTTacacaaaagcattttactCAATCTGTGACAGAAAAACTGTTCACTTTTAGGTTTGTTTTCTACCCAAGACATCAATAGCTACACCAAAATCTCTATGTGGTTACTATATTGTTAATAGAACCACATTCACTGAACAATAGAGCTTCTCTCTAAGTGGTAACGATTGGGATGTTAGTCCTGCACAaatagtaaattttaaaaagctgcaataGTTACACATTTTGCAGTATGGGAACTAATTTTAGAATGTTTATTTCAAAGATTATGAAGTCAGAATGAACTGCTTGGGTTCCCAGAACTTCAAAGGGTAACATAATGGAGACTAAATCCAAAAGGTTGATTAATTCTATAGTTACATTACACAGCTGTGTTTCATAGCcaagaaacagcatttccaattaaaaattaatttccaattCATGGCACAAACTGAGATACCGCAAGGATTTTTCTTGATAGCAACCAATTACATATATATGAATGCAATGACAAATTATGAATTATATATCCTGAAACCTTTACGAAAGACTGCTCTGACAGATCAGTTCATGAAAGACTGCCATTTATTACATTAGTACATGATGATTTACCAAAGCTACCCTACTTTTGTAAGGTTAGTGACAAACAGGGCATTTCTAGAAAATGACCCCACATATCTCTGCTTTTTATCTAAAATACTGACCTTTAATAAAGAGAGTACAAGAATACCTAATATCATATTTCTCtccaaatttctttttgcttttagtcACCCTAGGGGCAGTTCAAACTGAATGAAAGTCTCTTACCATTGCACTATTTCATGTAACTGTTAGAGAAGTTTTCTACACTTACTGTCCGTCCTCACTCCATATCGCCATACACCTATCCCCAACCTTCCAGGAATGACTgggcagagcagaagcagaactgTCAGAACTTGCAAGGGTTTCCGAAGGTTGTGTTGAAAGGAGATCTTTGGTTAATTCTATGACTTCctataaaagacaaaaaacccacaaagaataatttttcaaacCCTGTTACCATTCATATTTTTACCCCAATCTTactgctttgggtttttttgaagttacTGTATTAAATTCATAGCTGATGTGAAGTGGACtaagtttgttttggttttttaatcatttaactAAACTCACTCATTGCCAACGTAGATAAAAAGTTGTACGGTCCTCACCGCATTGCGGTAAAGTGCTCGTGCCCTCCTCAAAACGGCAAGAAGTAGCCTATTATTTTTATAGCGTTTCTTTCTAGACAAATTGTTTATCCATAGGCACAAAGGCACAGCTAGACAAtctcacaaaaaaccccaaaaaatcAACAGCGTGACTCTGTACACATGGCTGCATGTGATGTTGGTTATTGACCAAAACTCACACAACATGCAGCAGAGCAAGTATTCAGCAGGACAGTGCTCTGAAGACAAAACGTGAAAGGATGTAACGCTTCTATTCTCTCTCTAGCTGGCAGTTTCTTTCAACCCTTCCCATTTGGGACCGGCTGGCTATATTATATGTAGTAATCTGTAAAACACACTACAAGTATAAGTGCAGCATTTCTAAGcgatgaaacatttttcagtttactCAAACATATGTGGATCGGCTGAACTGAAGGACGCAGAGTCAGGGTGAAAGAGTGCCTTCCAAGACTGCCACTCTGTAAAGCCCTCCCCTTTATAGAAAGCACTCAGGTGCATAATAAAGAAATTGATTTCCTTCAGTCATTTTCATGtaagtgtttggtttttctctAAATTCCCCAGCCTTAAGATTTCAGGTCAGGCCTTCCCTTGCTAATCCAACAagacaaataacaaaataagaGCTTTTTCCAGTTCCTTTAAATATTATTCATTCATAGACAGGAGCATGCAAAAACCACTCCACAACTTCCCGCCACTGTTACATTCTTATTCTGTGCAGTAAAGACCACTGGTTTTCACTCGTGTTAAAAGTCAAAGGAGCCAGCACCTAAAAGGACATTTAAACTTTCTGTATAAGGCAAAGCAATTCTgcagttcttgaagaaaaattcttcagttCTTTGAGTATCTGAGTATGAACCATTGTCACTCTCCTAACtaacagtaaatatttaaattaggGGAGGGTTACAGATAAACAATGTTCAACTGAGGCTCAGTGGAGCCTGAACTTTCCTCCCAGTTTCACATCCTAGTTCAGCTATGGGCGTACAAAGACTAGCTCAGGAAAAAGCGGTAAAGAAGCTGTTCTTCATTCCTCAAGAACCTAAAGGATCATAAGCAGTTCCCAAATAAGAAGTTAATACAATATAAACTTACATGCATTTTTAACTGATAAACTATACAACTGGCATGAATAGCCTTAcagtttgtttctgttgcagCTGTTAATGTCTGAATTTCCAACACCTTCCTAATAAAAGTTCTGCTCTGTTTTAGAGGAGCTGCTAGTTAATAAGTGCAACAGTAAGCACAATCAATAGCAACTGTAAGCACTGAAACATGCTTACAATTACTTCTACTACTTTGGTCTCCGTTTTCCATAATACTACAGCTGAACCAGAACAGATTTTGATTATCAAGTTACCTAATTTGAGAGCACTCCAGAGAACATAGAGCATTAGCCTAATTTTCCCTCCCAGATGCAAAATCCCAAACTATTCCTCAACATAGATAGTTATACTCTGCAAATCCAAGAGGCATCATGGTTTGAAATAGGTATCTTATCTCAGCAGGTCAAATACAATACATCAGGCACAAGCTACCTGAAAGTATTTCAGCTATGTAGACTACTAGTAATACAAAACTGTTGCCTTATTCTTGCCACTTTCATAGATGGCTTATTGTAGAACTCAAATGTGAATAGTTTCAGACAAGTCTACCAAGGATTCTTTGAATTTGATAAAGTCACTTACACACCAGGCTATAAATAGCAAACTCTTGGTAAAAATCTTCATCTGATATCCACATATTATAGTGCTAAGCACACAAGACAGAAACATCAATTGTATTGCAACCCGTGAGATAGTTCTAAAGTCTTTAACTAAATAGctcatgcaaagaaaatttccGAGCATGAGTTAGACTACCACAGCAGCTCGATACGGCCAAATGGGTTGAACATTGTGGCTTGCTGCCACATCCCCATGACACGAAGGTGTGACCCACAGAGAATACTAGTCAGAGTTTGCCAAGATTTTTCCTGACCAACTGGTCTTTACAAAGCCAGACAGAGATCTACACTCCAGAACGCAACACCCACTGATATCATCTCCAATTACAGGAGATGACAGCTGCCATCAATTCTACTTGATACAAAAGGTAAGTTTGGTCCTTGCGTGCACGGACACTGTCCTAGAAGCGCTTCAGTGAAACAAAAGGTGAAAAGCAAAGtatgtataaaaaaatcttgtaatatttattttaatcttgttaCTCAGGAATAAACTGAGTATACAAAATGCAGTAGTGCATCACTatttatgacagaaaaaaatgtttcaattacATTGTAACAATCTTTTTGAACTAATTTGAAAGCTATTTAGTTGGGACACTGAAGCATCGAACCCATTTTTACAATTGTTAGGTCGGCATATATTAAGTCTGCAAAACATTATGTCATTTTCAAGGTGGAACATATGGATAGCAAACCTTTTGGGGACGACAGTGTAAAGATCTTCCCCATTCTGTGCAgaaagcttttataaaaaagtTTGCAAGTTGTCCTTTCACATCAATGATCTCTGCATATCAAAGCCGAGGTCGTGTTGGTATCGGAAATATCATCCCATATGGGTTTTGCTGcgcattttaaaaatataaaaatatacacatgCTTTTAACAGTGTACAACGAAGGACATTAAGATGATCTATAAAGTGCCTTGTGGGCACAAAGCCTTGGTAATTTAAAAGGAATTCTAAAGATCACTGATTTGAGGCACTACACGTATTTTGGTTGAAGcatcatttttattgctgttactTCCATACAGAATAGTGGTTACCGAATCTTGTACTGGGtagttttatgtatttttagatCTGATGGCTAAAGCAATCCACAACAGAAGTGAAGCAGCATCTTGCACTCTCATGACAAATTTTAACGgcactgctgggtttttttatatgcCAATGTGTCTTTATATGCACAAGAATCTAAAAGACCACTTATCAACTTAAAATTAGGCTGGTGCTCTTCCTGTCACTGAACAATACCCTAAGGACCAGAAATGGTTTTTAGCTCTTAATGTGGTATGctctaaaatgttaaaaaaactgCAGGTAGCAAATGAAGAACATgactcttttcctttcttatatAAAAACCTTAATCAAGGCTTAGATGTACAAAGAATACAGAACTACACTCTAAAGCTTTTATCGCTGCCAATGCATGCAACGAATAAACAGATTCTGGATCAAATGATCCAACAACtcaaaaataagcagaaaggCATAATGTTAAGCCCAACCATCAGGCTTCAGCATagtaaaagcaacaaaaaatgaTGACTTTCtgataaatgcttttaaaaaaaataaagaaaaagagatagtAAAGACAGCACTGGCATATCTTTCATGACTCTGGCTAAAGTTTTTAGCAGAAGAGTTTGCTATATAAATTAGTACATCTTTTTTACCAATCTACAAGACAGGTTTAAAATAGGCCACACTCTGGGTTTTTTCAAACCAACCCTACCATAATTGTATCAAATTATgtgaaaagaaagtaataaatCCACcaagtatatatttttgtggcaatacaaatatttagaaaagatGGAACACCTGCTAAAGACCCTAAAGTTTCAGCTACTTATACCCTCAAGTTCTCACCTGTAAgtctttcttcagttttagtaaatcttcattttctgcattccCAGATAAGGCAGCCTCAACTTGCTGAAGCTGAGCTTTGTAGCTAGCTAACTGCTTAGCAAGGTCTTCCGACATCTgcaagaaacacacacacacaacacatcAAAACAACAGCCTTGCTGCTTTTTAGTCCCATCTTGTGGTGCAAGTAAAGTGAAACTGATAAACAAGTAACACAAAAAGCCgttactaaaatattaaaaatacacctCACTAAGTTCCCATAACGCACTATTTGATTATAGCTAGCCACTCACCTTAATTTTTGTACTGTTCAACTACTCCCAAGcaatttctaaaaaaagaaagcctaaaCACGACGTGTCCGCGTGCGTGCACAGGGAAAACGCGTAACTTACAGTGCATAAGCCGCGGGGTCTTTAGGGTTAGGGGTACCTGGGAATTCCCCGTGTCTTTAGAAAACTACCGCGCACTACAGTTTCTCCCCTCTGGTTGCCACAAGCCACAGTCTTCACGCTTACAGCAGCGAAATCCTCTGCGGCACCCGGGAACCGGCCCCTCCTGGGCTGCTGCCGGGAGCACAAGGGCCGGCGGCGGCGAGACCGGCCCAGGGCCACCCGCTCCTtgccgggccgagccgggcgACTCGGGGCGCGGCGGAACAGCGAGAAAGGGGAGCCGAGCCTCTGAGGAAGGGCCCGCGCCGGCGGACGGGCGCGAGACGGGCCCGGGCCCAGGCTCAGGCTCAGGCCTAAGCAGAGGCCtaggcccaggcccaggctcCGGCTCCCTCCCAGCGGGAGGGACGAGGCCGCCGAGCGGCAGAGGGGAGGCTCGGGGGCGGCGAGCAGCCGCCGGTTCTCACCTCGGCGGGCGtgcggggcccgggccgggccgggccgggggggcgaGCGGGGTGACGCCGCTCTGGGTCCCGTCGGGCCACGGCCGCTCCCGTCTCCTTCGCCGCaggccggggcaggggcggggcaAAGGCCCAGCGCGCGCCAGCGCTCGCGAGAGCGTCCTGCCGGTCACGTGCTGCCGGCGCGCGGCGCTGGTCGGCCGAGCAACGCCGCCACCTCACGCGGCCTTCGGGTCACGTGGAGAGGGCGGGCCCCTTCCCGCCTCGCGAGGCCGCGAGCGCGGCGCGGGAGCTCGTCCGGGGAGGCCTATGGCGCGTGCGCGCAGGGGCGCGCGGGGCCCGGTCCGGGCCCGaggccgagccgagccgagccgagccgagccgagggggcggcggagcgggcggcggggccggagctGTGTGCCGCCTGCACCGCTCCCACCGGCGGCCGGGCCTCGGCCTGACGGTTCCCTTGTCCCCTTGCGAGTCCCCTGCACGGGGAGGTCGGCAGCACCTCCTCGGGCAGACGCCCGCGGCCCTCCCGCTGGGGAGGAAACTGCCCTGTCTCGCTGCTGCGGCTGTCCTGACAGGATTGACACCAGCAGAAGCTACTGACGGCGTCGAAGTCTTCCTCTGTCGGGCGAGGCGCGGCTCTGCTCCCAGAGGAGTGCTGTCAGGTTGCAGGTCTGACCGCGCTGCGGCAGGAGACCGCAGGGTATTTGAGGCTGCCTGCACTTCACGGGTGCCCTCGCTCACGTGTTTGTTCGTGACAATACCAAGCACAATACTTTCTGGCTGCTTAAGTGATAATTAGAGCCATGAAAAACTTAGTGCCAAGCAATTTAGAAGAGAGTAAGTTTTGATATTTGGTCCTACAaccagagagggaaggaggaggaaaagctcAGTGGCTTCTTCAAACCtgtcacaggaagaaaaaaagtatttcctggtGGAAATCCGGCAATTAATTCAGCCTTGAGCCTGTAAGCCAGGCAAATTAAGCAGGCGCCTGAAAAGTTTCTTAGTAGAATTACCAGGAGGATCAGTGTCTCCTGCAAACATCCTGTCCCTCGTGGTCGTCAGCATGCAGGGCTTCACAGGAAGGTGACTTCACTTGGACTCTTCGGGTTTGTTTACATACTAGGGGGAAAATACATCTACCGTGTTCTGCAACGCTGGGTTTATGTCCTCAGGGGATATCCTGACTGAGGATAAAACAGGTTTCTGCATATTGAAGTATGATTtgataattaaaatacagaaattaatggACACTGTGTCCTTGTTTCAGCtgggtagagttaattttcttcctagtagctggtatagtgctgtgttctggatttagtatgagaataatgttgataacactgatgttttagttgttcctaagcagtgcttacactggtcaaggacttttcagcttcccctgctctgccaggtgcacacgaagctgggagggggcacagccaggacagccgaccccaactggccaaagggctattccataccatatggcgtcatgctcagtatagaaactgggggagttggctggggggcagcgatcgctgctcagggacgggctgggtgtcagcaggtggtgagcagttgtatcacttgggtttttttctgggttttgttcctctcttgctctcttgttgttttccttctcattacaatttttattattattattgttgttgttgttgttgttccaattattaaactgttcttatctcaacccgcaagttttcttacttttgctcttctgattctctctcccatcccacggggagagggtgagcaagcggctgtgtggtgcttaattgctgactggggctaaaccacaacacactgTTCACAGACTGATTGATGAGACCAAGTGTAACAATGAAGATAACAGTAGCatctttttagtatttttattaataatctaGAAATagatacagaaaacattttctgataaGACCTTGTGGATGGATCAGCAACTGTTGAAAAGACGTAGAAATTTATTGATACAGAGCAATCCTAATGACTTTGTGAGCATACCTGTCAGTTAAAATGCACGTTAGTACAATCAATTTCAACTTCACATCTCAGAACAAGAAATCTAGACCGTGTCTGCAGGATTGAAGTGACAGAGAGCGACTGAGGAGGCATGTAGTGTCCAGGTATCGCCAAAGGCCACAACAGCAAAAAGGAGAACATTTCTGTGGTTGCATCAGCAGGAGCAAGCGTAAGGAGATATTTTACTTCTATAAAAGTTTTCATGAGAGTTAATACTGAAATGGTATATATGGTTCTGGAGTCTGGGGTTTTATGGGGTCTGCAGACTTCTCAAAAGAGCCACCAATATTATTCGATGGCTGGAGAAAACGCCCTTCTCTCAGTGACAGGCTGAAACGCCCCGATCTGTTTAGCTCATAAAGGAAGACCGGGAGGTGACTTGATTACAACATGTAActtatttgaaaggaaaatagcaTGAAGCACTCGAAACAAAAACATTGCAACACCCAGTTGACTGAAAGCTAAAGGTGCAATTACCTTTAAGAGAGGGGTTCTTTTCTCTTGGTTTCTTCAGATCGGGATAGTGCCTTTTTAGATTTCAACACATGCTGTCATTCAAACACATGCTGCTATGTATAGGAAGATCAAGCCAGATCTTGAAACCACTGATCTTTAACTCTTATAAATCGGAAATTCTCATTAATTGCATCCTTAAAACTGGATTTGTCTTCACCCAAaaccagagatttttttctatgtttgaCAGAAGAAGCTCTTACACTATATTGAGGAAAAACACGGTATAAGCAGGActtcttcctgctgttttacagattacaatttttaaacaaCGTGTTTTACACTTCATGAAATGGTTGGTGCTTGGAGGGATATCTTGGATATCTTGGAGACAACTGTATCTCTTCATAAATCCTTACAATTTATGAGCTGTTTATACATTGTAGTGCGGTGTTACAGCATATTCATAGAATCGAGCTCTATTATTTACAGAGTATAAAGTTATACCGCAGTACTATCATTATTACAAAGTAATTGATAGCATGTTACTGGATTATCTATCACATTTTATTATATGTGATACATAGAATTTTAGTGTAGCTTATTGCCAAATGAAGGCATGTAAATTTAAGACAGTTCTTCGCCACAAATGCCGTAGAATTTGTTTCCCCAACTtagtaacagaaagaaaaggcgATCTGATCAGCGTTTATCTAAGCCAAACTCTGTTGCCATTAGCGTTGAGGCTTTCAGCTGTGATTCCTAGTGGGAAGAAGCTCTGATGGATGTGACTGTACTTGGGGAACAACTAGGGAAAATCGGTGTAACCGGAGATCTTCTCgctgtgctggtgctgtggggcagcagtTAGTGTAGCAGCCGCGGTGATACTCTGTAGTGAATGGCAGAGCTTGTTGGGACGGTGAGGTTTCAGGGACCAGTATAGCCGGGCGTGCCTCGGGGCTTGGGAAGGGGCTGCCTGTCTTCAAGGCAAACTAATTTACAGTGGGGAGGGACACTGGCGCGTCCCGCAGCCGTGCTTGGCTTGTCCAGGAGGTGGTACTGGTGCTGCACAACACGTCTGTATCACCAGCCGAGTTCAACTAGCAACGCAGGAAACTTACTCTGTTGTAGGTCCACAATTCAGTCTCTGTTTTGCAGTCTGCTGCGTTGTTTTTATAGTTAGAGCTAATGGTGACTTATATCTGAGGTTATTTTCGAAGATTCTGGGACTGTCCAGCCTTTTGAAATGTGTATGAGTTAAAAAAGTACGCTTAAATCAGCAATATTCTGCATTCCTTAATGTTAAATCCTGAAGCAGCCAAGGGTCACAGATCGGAGCGCTCAGCAGCAACTAATGTAGTAAGGACAATTGTACCCAAATGGCTTAAtgttcctgtttttcagctttggatggatggatggattgTTGTCCTCAGCACAGGGACCTAGTCACTAGCAAAACATTGGcttctgcaaacaaaacagTCTGTCCTCAGACAGAAATTGCAATCCAAATCTAGGCCAAAATGGAGCCCCTGGATTTTTTTAGGCTTCTCTGGTAGGCTGCTGGCCTAGCAGCCATTGCCCTGTAGGTAGGGCAGTATGTCAGGCTTGAAAGTCATTGGTATATTCATTTGGATCAAATCATCAAGAAAATATAACATCAATACTTCAATTTTGGGGTTCTTTTCCTGAAGacgtgggggtttttttccttcagttgtCCTGTGCCTCCAAgcaaaactggctttttttttttttacaccatttGTCACCATGGGCAGAGCTGTCAACTTCGTCCATAGATGCAATTATGCAATATTTCTCATTACaaggcatttttttgttgttgctcctgcaaaattcatttctgtaagctgaattttttttctgcactggctGTTTGGCTCTGGCTGAACTTTGGAAAGCTTCAGCAGCTTGACACTTATAAAATCAAGTTACAGAAGAAATGCCGATTGGGCAGGCACATGATTAAAATATACAGCTATTCTGTTGAGATGTTCAAGTGCCTCTTAGTTTTAAAGCCTGGGCTTGAAACTTTTTAGGGAAGTTCTTCTTGTTTTAAGGCTTCACTTTTTGCTGTTCTACTCTCCTGATATTTGGCCTAATTGTAAGTTTTTGAAATACCTGTTTACACAGAAGTTTGTGTGGAAGTGAAGTCAGTTAGGTGAGCGTGTGCACATTTCTGAACATAATTTAACTCTCTACAGCCCTGGTAGCCAACACGGATTGTGGTGCTAAGCAAAGACACTGAGAGCTAAACATGTTGTGTGCTCTGAATGATTGCAGTAACTACGCCCCATCAGTGTAAAAGGCTCGGTGGCTAAAACTGAGGGGGAAAAGTGAATCAGAACTGGAGGAGGAATAAGAGCCAGGGTGGGGCAGCGTGGAGATAAGGAGAAAATGTCAGAATTGGGAAGAACGGACTGAAAGCTTGTGTCCATTAGGGCATCATCCACTTCAGAAGGGTCTGAGGCTCTTGGTTATCCATTCCCCTGCAACTGACGGCTTGTGAAAGCTGACAAAATGCCGGCTTACATGGGAAATGACAACCTGCTAGTGTGATCATTTACTTTACTGCCACAAGCAGCAGGTCCATTTGATGGGTCTTAATCAGGCCTACACAACGTGCAGTTTGTCAGACGGTATTTTCAGCTTAACGTGAGTCTTCAGTTGGGAGCAATATGCCAAGTCAAGGTGCGACTTCTTTCTCTGAGGCATTCTG from Ciconia boyciana chromosome 8, ASM3463844v1, whole genome shotgun sequence harbors:
- the SMNDC1 gene encoding survival of motor neuron-related-splicing factor 30 — protein: MSEDLAKQLASYKAQLQQVEAALSGNAENEDLLKLKKDLQEVIELTKDLLSTQPSETLASSDSSASALPSHSWKVGDRCMAIWSEDGQCYEAEIEEIDEENGTAAVTFAGYGNAEVTPLFNLKPVEEGRKAKEDSGNKPMSKKEMIAQQREYKKKKALKKAQRIKELEQEREDQKVKWQQFNNRAYSKNKKGQVKRSIFASPESVTGKVGVGTCGIADKPMTQYQDTSKYNVRHLMPQ